One window of Hymenobacter sp. BRD128 genomic DNA carries:
- a CDS encoding STAS-like domain-containing protein translates to MSTTTPIHPVLSVARLTAGTLANADGHKLFEALRTALTEQEGPVTLDLANVVSFSTSFLNSSLGTLANELGAASYRRLRLINYKPAQLKQLKDYITTMTKPAA, encoded by the coding sequence ATGAGCACCACCACCCCCATCCATCCAGTTCTATCGGTGGCCCGCCTCACGGCGGGTACCCTTGCCAACGCCGATGGCCACAAGCTGTTCGAGGCCTTGCGAACTGCACTCACTGAGCAGGAAGGGCCCGTTACACTTGACCTAGCTAACGTAGTCAGCTTCTCGACTTCCTTCCTCAATTCCTCACTCGGCACTCTGGCCAATGAGCTAGGCGCTGCCAGCTACCGGCGTCTGCGCCTAATCAATTATAAGCCGGCCCAGCTCAAGCAACTGAAGGACTACATAACCACCATGACCAAGCCGGCTGCCTAA